One window from the genome of Dyadobacter sp. CECT 9275 encodes:
- a CDS encoding transposase, with translation MSKQRRTFSAEDRYSIVQESLRGGPSEISRKYSLSPSLLRRWKEKYLASGKDGLRDSYPRVDPQLRILEPGRRSGRKRTLEAHSSQASSRTRSKKRAAKKTPIGPRKR, from the coding sequence ATGAGTAAACAACGGCGGACATTCAGTGCAGAAGACCGGTACTCGATCGTACAGGAATCTCTTCGGGGCGGACCTTCCGAGATTAGCAGAAAATATAGCTTATCACCATCTCTTTTAAGGAGGTGGAAGGAAAAGTATTTGGCGAGCGGCAAGGATGGCCTTCGGGATTCTTACCCCCGAGTTGATCCACAACTACGCATCTTAGAACCGGGCCGCCGGAGCGGAAGAAAACGAACGCTTGAAGCGCATAGTAGCCAAGCAAGCTCTCGAACTAGAAGTAAAAAGCGAGCTGCTAAAAAAACTCCTATCGGACCCAGGAAAAGATAG
- a CDS encoding PqqD family protein — MANITKESIVQRNENRVITTKLGDELVMMDIEKGTYICVNRTGTVIWQNIEKPIKVADLIAGLNNMYKTEESLCAADTLEYLETLLAEKIISLL; from the coding sequence ATGGCAAATATCACTAAAGAAAGTATAGTACAGCGCAATGAAAACAGGGTTATTACTACCAAACTTGGCGATGAATTGGTGATGATGGATATAGAAAAGGGCACCTACATCTGCGTGAACAGGACCGGAACTGTAATATGGCAAAATATTGAAAAACCTATCAAAGTGGCAGATTTAATTGCCGGTTTAAATAATATGTACAAAACGGAAGAATCGCTATGTGCCGCAGATACGTTAGAATATCTAGAAACGCTATTGGCTGAGAAAATAATTAGCTTGCTTTAA
- a CDS encoding DUF5686 family protein, producing the protein MVSKIFKVIYTGLLLLAAFPSIGQQGTILVSGVVSDKDTREPLAYITVQFAGIASGGIITDSLGRFRFRSRQTAGSLRLSSVGYQTTNYPFTSDTAPNLAIFLSPDPNNLQEVTVSSKRKRYRNKNNPAVELIRQVIARRDSNNARTRDDYGFKKYEKLTLSLALAKDKDSQSWLLRKYPFLKTGMDTSGVAGKSLVPVYLHEKSTWNAFEEQKATKPIILGQNQSRIDQYLDEDGFDEFLEKIYGEPDLYDNDITLGNRRFLSPIAQTAPLFYQYYLQDTIKNVQPQLIKVNVLPRNKEDALLTGFLYVTLDGTYAVKRADFTISEKANINWLNDLKLSVEYRAEMTGRYYLSRSTMSMQLGIFKDGIGVFGQKTYIIDGYAQSGNYPYALESYVKKEGAVAGEIDRPEQLSAIDQQALNNVDSLKHSRSFRKSMALGAFALSGYAPMGPLEFGPFSSFYSFNSVEGSRLKVGARTSELFSRRVVLDGYLAYGTRDQRTKYGLGMTVSLTDSSIYRFPVRSVSIRYNNDIQIPGQELSFLTEDNILLSFRRGNNNKMWYSQKWQFEYLHETTGHLAFKLGYRNQKIAPAGILVFESTSQNNTRLRVDQLTTSELYSELRWAPHETFFQGKRYRRPIINGYPVYTLRAAFGLKGLMGGQYNYQRFTLNVSKRFFLSQLGFSDVTAEAGIVLGSLPFPLLTIHRANQSYSNQLQSYNLMNNLEFISNRYASLHIQHSFNGFFLNKIPLIKKLKIREMLTVKLLSGALDKSSLPGYHSNLLLLPSTPEGNRLSGSLGQAPYIEGGLGVSNIFKFLRVDVV; encoded by the coding sequence ATGGTGTCTAAAATTTTCAAAGTAATTTACACGGGTCTGCTGCTGCTCGCGGCTTTCCCATCGATAGGACAGCAAGGCACCATCCTTGTGTCGGGCGTCGTATCGGACAAAGACACCCGGGAGCCGCTTGCCTATATTACCGTACAGTTTGCAGGCATCGCTTCCGGAGGAATCATTACGGACTCATTGGGCAGATTCCGTTTCCGGTCCCGCCAAACCGCTGGTAGCCTGAGACTTTCCTCGGTGGGTTACCAGACAACAAACTATCCTTTTACCAGCGATACGGCCCCAAATCTAGCGATCTTTCTTTCGCCGGATCCGAACAACCTCCAGGAAGTGACCGTCAGCAGCAAACGCAAAAGGTATCGCAACAAAAATAATCCTGCCGTCGAGCTTATAAGGCAAGTCATCGCCCGCAGGGACAGCAATAACGCGCGTACCAGGGACGATTATGGGTTTAAAAAATATGAGAAACTCACCTTGTCGCTGGCCCTGGCCAAGGACAAAGATTCCCAGTCCTGGTTGCTTCGCAAATACCCATTCCTGAAAACCGGGATGGATACCTCCGGGGTAGCGGGCAAATCCCTGGTACCGGTATACCTGCACGAAAAAAGCACCTGGAATGCTTTTGAAGAGCAGAAGGCAACCAAACCCATTATCCTCGGCCAGAACCAGTCACGCATCGACCAATACCTGGATGAAGACGGCTTTGACGAGTTCCTGGAAAAGATCTATGGAGAGCCGGACCTCTACGACAACGACATCACCCTGGGTAACCGTCGTTTTCTGAGTCCGATTGCCCAAACGGCCCCCCTGTTTTACCAATATTACTTGCAGGATACGATCAAAAACGTCCAGCCCCAATTGATAAAGGTCAATGTCCTTCCCCGTAACAAGGAGGATGCGCTCCTTACAGGCTTTCTGTACGTTACACTGGACGGAACTTATGCGGTAAAACGCGCAGACTTTACGATCAGTGAAAAAGCAAACATCAATTGGCTCAATGACCTCAAGCTGTCTGTCGAGTACCGTGCCGAAATGACGGGGCGATATTACCTGAGCCGGAGCACGATGTCGATGCAACTTGGTATATTCAAAGACGGGATCGGCGTGTTTGGCCAAAAGACCTACATCATCGATGGCTACGCCCAGAGTGGAAACTATCCCTATGCCTTGGAAAGCTATGTAAAAAAAGAAGGTGCCGTCGCGGGGGAGATCGACCGCCCGGAGCAGCTCTCAGCCATCGACCAACAGGCGCTCAACAATGTCGATAGCCTTAAACATTCCAGATCTTTCCGTAAGTCGATGGCACTGGGCGCCTTTGCCCTTTCCGGATATGCGCCCATGGGACCGCTCGAATTTGGCCCGTTCTCCTCCTTTTATAGCTTCAACTCCGTAGAGGGTTCCAGGTTAAAAGTTGGCGCCCGGACATCCGAGCTCTTTAGCCGAAGGGTAGTACTGGACGGATACCTGGCCTATGGGACTAGGGATCAGCGAACAAAATATGGCCTGGGAATGACCGTTTCCCTTACCGATAGCTCCATTTACCGGTTTCCTGTCCGCTCGGTCTCCATCCGGTACAACAACGATATCCAGATCCCAGGACAGGAGCTTAGCTTCCTGACGGAGGACAATATCCTGCTTTCTTTCCGAAGAGGGAACAACAATAAGATGTGGTACAGTCAAAAATGGCAGTTCGAATACCTTCACGAAACTACTGGTCACCTGGCCTTCAAGCTCGGGTATCGCAACCAGAAAATCGCGCCCGCAGGCATCCTCGTCTTTGAATCCACCTCACAAAACAACACCCGGCTCAGGGTAGATCAACTCACAACGTCCGAACTCTATTCCGAGCTCAGGTGGGCCCCGCATGAGACCTTTTTCCAGGGAAAACGTTATCGCAGGCCGATCATCAATGGCTACCCCGTTTACACGCTCCGGGCTGCCTTCGGCTTAAAGGGGCTCATGGGAGGTCAATACAACTACCAGCGTTTTACACTAAACGTTTCCAAACGCTTTTTTCTGTCCCAGCTTGGGTTCTCCGATGTTACGGCAGAAGCGGGAATTGTCTTAGGTTCATTGCCTTTTCCTTTGCTGACCATTCATCGGGCCAACCAGTCCTATTCCAACCAACTGCAGTCCTATAACCTGATGAACAATCTGGAGTTTATCAGCAACCGTTATGCAAGCCTGCACATTCAACATTCTTTTAACGGCTTTTTCCTCAACAAGATCCCGCTCATCAAAAAGCTGAAAATCAGGGAAATGCTTACGGTTAAACTATTATCCGGGGCCTTAGATAAATCGAGCCTGCCTGGGTATCATTCGAACCTATTGCTTCTGCCTTCCACGCCCGAGGGAAACCGGCTCTCAGGTAGCCTCGGTCAGGCACCCTATATCGAAGGGGGACTCGGGGTATCCAACATATTCAAATTTTTAAGAGTGGATGTAGTCTGA
- a CDS encoding integrase core domain-containing protein codes for MFQGSIRQLDLINLLRRVNLFYQLQGIILRNDNGSQFIAHKVRNFLKNSDVKQQFTHVATPEENSYIEAFHSILEREEIERNQFASYYEAKDTIRRFIKHYNESRLHRSIGFVTPQQKWDEAIVSDTTILEEMSIL; via the coding sequence ATGTTCCAGGGCAGCATTCGGCAGCTTGATTTAATAAACTTGCTTCGGCGGGTTAACCTTTTTTATCAGCTGCAAGGTATAATATTACGAAATGATAACGGGAGCCAATTCATTGCCCACAAGGTTCGAAATTTCTTGAAAAATTCGGATGTAAAGCAGCAATTCACGCATGTTGCAACGCCGGAGGAGAACTCTTATATCGAAGCTTTTCACAGTATTTTAGAACGTGAAGAGATTGAACGGAACCAGTTTGCCAGCTATTATGAGGCCAAAGACACAATTCGGCGCTTTATCAAACATTATAATGAAAGTCGCCTTCATCGTTCAATCGGTTTCGTAACGCCCCAACAAAAATGGGATGAAGCCATAGTATCTGACACAACCATTTTAGAAGAAATGTCCATCTTATAA
- a CDS encoding polysaccharide deacetylase family protein, whose protein sequence is MQNAFVMLTFDLEEFDIPEEFDQNVPEADQMQVTLLGLEAVLQVLSRHNVPATFFVTGNFADKHPNLVRRLSQKHEIASHALFHSHTRTFRESDIVHSRRILEAATGQVVHGFRMPRLKPIDKSLLKKWGFRYDSSINPIWLPGRYNMLGRSADPHLIDGLIQLPCSATPWLRLPLFWLSFKNLPLSMYLWLSRVTLKKRGNLTLYFHPWEFADLSSYKLPTYVKCPDSQKLTTKFENLLLKLKGQNADFVTCNSFCDEWEASNGPVP, encoded by the coding sequence ATGCAAAACGCATTTGTAATGCTTACCTTCGATCTCGAGGAGTTCGACATCCCGGAAGAATTCGACCAGAACGTACCTGAGGCGGATCAAATGCAGGTCACCCTGCTGGGTTTGGAAGCCGTACTCCAGGTACTGAGCCGGCACAACGTCCCGGCTACGTTCTTTGTGACTGGAAATTTTGCCGACAAGCACCCCAACCTGGTCCGCCGGCTCTCCCAAAAACACGAAATCGCCTCCCATGCGCTCTTTCATTCACACACCCGGACATTCCGCGAGAGCGACATCGTTCACTCGCGTAGGATTCTCGAAGCAGCAACCGGGCAAGTCGTCCATGGATTTCGTATGCCCCGTCTAAAACCGATAGACAAATCGCTACTCAAAAAGTGGGGGTTTCGTTACGACTCGTCCATCAACCCAATTTGGTTGCCCGGCCGCTATAATATGCTCGGCCGGTCTGCCGATCCGCATTTGATCGACGGACTCATACAATTGCCATGCTCCGCTACCCCCTGGTTACGACTCCCGTTGTTTTGGCTGTCTTTCAAAAACCTGCCGCTAAGCATGTATCTATGGCTAAGTAGGGTTACATTAAAAAAGCGGGGTAATTTGACGCTATATTTCCATCCATGGGAGTTTGCAGATCTGAGCAGTTACAAACTTCCCACTTATGTAAAATGCCCTGATTCCCAAAAACTGACAACAAAATTTGAAAATTTGCTCTTAAAACTGAAGGGGCAGAATGCGGATTTTGTAACCTGTAATTCTTTCTGCGACGAATGGGAGGCCAGTAATGGCCCAGTACCTTAA
- a CDS encoding DUF6134 family protein, whose product MEKASGQNQTQQYDVFHNDRCVGKMLVTKISDGRKCIFKLTFNAVLSLLIKNVVIEGMEEASFENGVLVYSKVMRKVNGNVKTDKHTKKANNAYVAYEGDTKTVIPLSEIRSNFFTLLFAEPVNEPTIYSDYVQKELTLVKTATHIYQVTTKNGHFNRYSYVNGACSMIEVSTLMLTLMLRRH is encoded by the coding sequence TTGGAAAAAGCGTCCGGTCAAAATCAGACACAGCAGTATGATGTCTTTCATAATGACCGGTGTGTGGGAAAGATGCTCGTTACAAAAATTAGCGATGGACGAAAATGCATTTTTAAGCTGACTTTCAATGCGGTATTGAGCCTGCTGATAAAGAATGTAGTTATCGAAGGCATGGAGGAGGCGTCTTTCGAAAATGGTGTACTGGTCTACTCGAAGGTCATGCGAAAAGTGAACGGCAATGTTAAAACAGACAAGCACACGAAAAAAGCAAACAATGCTTATGTAGCCTACGAAGGAGATACCAAAACAGTGATCCCGTTAAGCGAGATAAGGTCTAACTTTTTCACTTTGTTGTTTGCCGAACCGGTTAATGAACCGACAATTTATTCCGACTACGTTCAAAAGGAATTAACATTGGTCAAAACGGCGACACACATTTACCAGGTTACAACGAAAAACGGGCATTTCAACCGGTATAGCTACGTCAATGGCGCATGCTCGATGATTGAAGTGAGCACGCTGATGCTGACCCTTATGCTCAGACGCCATTAG